CTTCTTGCTGTTATCAAAAAATATGAAGGAAAAGATGAAAGAGGATTTCTTCTTCTTTCCGATCAATATCTCAATCAGATGGACGTTGTGATTGAAAAAGAAGAAACGATAAGTGCTCTTCGTCAAATGAAAACAATCAGGTATGTGGAGCCGGCAGATTATCACTATTTTGAAATCGAATCCAGATATAATACAACAGCAAAATCTTCAGGCAGCGGCTCTTCCGGATGTGGTTTTTCGTCTGCTACCTTAAGTGCTGTAGATTATACATCCACAACGCCAAGCGCAAAAATTCCATGGGCTTTTGCAAAACATAATATCCCTGATGCCTGGAACTACAGTACAGGAGCTGGAGTAACCATAGGACTTATTGATACAGGGGTTTCTCCAGAGCAGACTCTCCTGGGCGGAAGTTTTAACAATGGTGCTTCTTCAGGAAGAACAATCAGTAAAGTTGGAGTGTACAACTCAGACGGTTCAGCAGATCAGTGCGGACATGGAACCAAAATGGCTTCAGTGATGACAGCTCCGAGAAATAATGCAGGATTACCTGTAGGAGTAGCATACAATGCGAATTTAATTGCTTACAGAGCCGCAGAAAATGTTGTTCTGGAAACTTCCAGCGAACAGACTGCTGTGAAAACCGCCTTTACAGAACTTGGAAACAATACCAGTGTGAAAATCATTTCCATGTCTATGGGACATATTTTTTCAGTAGGAAAAATTGAAGATGGGGTAAAATACGCTTATTCCAAAGGAAAACTTATTTTCTGTGCCGGAGGAACTTCTACTAGCTTTACCAATTTCGTGGGTGTGATTTTCCCTGCATCAATGCCTGAAACACAGGCGGTTACAGGAGTGAAAGAAAATACATCCAATCAGAAATGTGATGTTTGCCATTCCGGAAGCCAGATCGACTTTACTTTCCAGATGGAGAGAGCTTCAGGAAATACAGTTCCAGTTCTGAGTTATTATAACGGACAGGCAGATTATGTAGGGGGTTCTTCAGTGGCAACAGCCGCTACTGCTGGAATTGCTGCCTTAGTATGGGCCAAAAATCCATCGTGGACAAGAGATCAGGTTCTAAATAAAATGAGGCAGTCTGCAACTTATTATCCGACAGTCAATTCAAGTTACGGCTATGGAAACATCAATGTTCTGAAAGCTGTACAATAAAATATAATATAATACAAAAAAGAATAGGTTATCTCAATGAGGGATAACCTATTTTATTTTAAAATTTTAATATATAGTGATTTATGGATCTGTCCCTTTATCCAATCCTTACACTGGTCATACTCAAAGAACCGCCAATAAGCTCATCGTTGAATAAAGTCAAATCTTCAGACTGATCTTTCAACCCTAAT
This genomic window from Chryseobacterium sp. MEBOG06 contains:
- a CDS encoding S8 family peptidase, whose amino-acid sequence is MKKTVFLLVIFFALNSCTREELQNETPKMEMAQKDPLTEKQINERINQSIKTDGAFNWRNESDHFLWSAIFRGNKMVSIGFGSSKEDFDRSKSLNSSEMEKELLAVIKKYEGKDERGFLLLSDQYLNQMDVVIEKEETISALRQMKTIRYVEPADYHYFEIESRYNTTAKSSGSGSSGCGFSSATLSAVDYTSTTPSAKIPWAFAKHNIPDAWNYSTGAGVTIGLIDTGVSPEQTLLGGSFNNGASSGRTISKVGVYNSDGSADQCGHGTKMASVMTAPRNNAGLPVGVAYNANLIAYRAAENVVLETSSEQTAVKTAFTELGNNTSVKIISMSMGHIFSVGKIEDGVKYAYSKGKLIFCAGGTSTSFTNFVGVIFPASMPETQAVTGVKENTSNQKCDVCHSGSQIDFTFQMERASGNTVPVLSYYNGQADYVGGSSVATAATAGIAALVWAKNPSWTRDQVLNKMRQSATYYPTVNSSYGYGNINVLKAVQ